AGCTAAGGCTCTCTTATCCACCCTTGAGCTTTGCTCTTAGATTATTGTGTTCAATTTCTGGTTGTTCTGTAAAACAATTAACATGTTTTAGGTACATTAGGAAGGAACATTATTACATATATTGGTATCATGCCATAGGAACATTGGCTTTCAAGTGCTATTATATGCTAATAACagagttttgttttaatttttgtaaCATGTCAAGGCTATTTCCGATAGACACTCGGCTCGagaagacgaaaagagacaatatatcagtaccatcaacagaaactatagaaataataacaacatcataagaatcagaaaatagatgaaaaacaaaaacaataaCCAGTAAATAAGGCCCGGCACTATGAAATACATCATCCAATAAGtacaaaaaaaggggaaaaaaggaaATTCAATATGTAACATCTGAACATTGTTATGTGAAAGTGATGACTATAAGCTATGACTTAATTGGATAATATAGGTTTGTATGGTGGAGTTTACCCAATCaaaagagaccttaaaatggctTCACAAACTGTAGTATCATAGATCAATAGATGTCCATTATTAGGAACTTCATGATATTGAATCCAAGGTAACCTTTCTGCAATATGCCTTTGTATTTTCAGATTAATAACTTTATCCTCACTGCCTTGCCAAATGTGAACACAACTCTGACCATTTTCAGGAAAAGGATTGCTTAGCTCCGAAGGATCAAAATCCCAACTACTAAAAGCCACAAGGAAATCACTGCAAAGGTTGTTGAAAATACTTCTGTTCCTTAGTTTTTCCTGTACCATGGCAAGTAGAAAATCCCACCTTACTCTCAAGAAGTTATATTTAAGATGATTTATGTATCTAAGTCCAATTTGGCATTAAAAATGCAGCCGGTACACAAACCATCCCGCATTCACGCAGGATCCGGGGAAGGACAATCACACCTTAAGGGGCGTGATGTAAACAGCCTAACCTAATGCAGCATCCCAAGGGATATTATGTAGACAACCTAACCTAATGCAGCACCTTAAGGGGTCCACGGAAGAGCAATCGCACTttaaggggtgtgatgtagacagctAACCTAATGCAGCACCCCAAGGGGTATGATGTAGACAACCTAACCTAATGCAGCACCCCAAGGGGTATGATGTAGACAGCCTAACCTAATGCAGATGCAACACTTAAGGGGTCTGGGGAAGGGCAGTCGCACCTtaagggtgtgatgtagacaacctAACCTAATGCAGATGCAACACCTTAAGGGGTCCGGGGAATGGCAGTCGCATCttaaggggtgtgatgtagacaacctAATGCAGCATCCCAAGGGGTATGATGTAGACAACCTAACCTAATGTAGCACCTTAACGGGACCGAGGAAGGGCCGTCCCACCTTAAGGGGTATGATGTAGGCAATCTAACCTAATGCAGCATCCCAAAGGGTATGATGTAGACAACCTAACCTAATGCAACACCTTAAAGGGTTTGAGGAAGGGTCATCGCATcccaaggggtgtgatgtagacaacctAACCTAATGCAGGTATTAGTGGCCACGAAGATAACGTCCAAGGGCCCCCCTTCACAATGCAAAAGACAATTTGGACATATATAAAAACTAGTACATAAAACATTGAGATAACTGCGAATTTGAATTAAATTTTACCGGACTAAAACCTTGAAATCCTGGTAGATTCTTTATAATCTCTAAATCCTTGGAAGTAAAGTATGTAGTTTTTGGATCATTGGTAGAAGTTTTTCGAATGGCCCACCACTGTaataatttaggaatatatttaGCAGTCATAGTCATCAACCAATAGTCTTTCTTCCTTTGATCATCCTTTGTGAGATTGTGAGGAAGGGATGGCCATTGGTAATTCACAATGGGAACAACAAACGCTACCCCGGCTAACCTGtaacattaaaatattaaaaggaaaaaatagtTTTATATTATAGAAAAATGAACGGTCACAAAGAAATTAAAACAAGGAATGTAAGCgtaatatttataaattataatgcGAAGTTAGTGTTACAAAGTAAAACTTAGGTGTGTATGTATGTAggtatatatacacatatacacaAATATCAAGTTGGATAGTAGGTGTCTAGGGGTTGTAGTGTTTTAGCGACGGATTCAATGCGGAGTAACAATTTATAcataaaaattcattaaattgTAAAaaagtagatatgaacccataactttaaaatataatgAGTTCGATGCTAAAAACCTTAAAAGTTGAACCCGTATGTTTAAATCTTGGATCGTAGGTGTCACCTTATAGGTAGTGAATCTCAATTTTCAAATACTTTTTTTCAACTTAACTTAAATATTACTTTATTCAAATATCTCCAAGTTCAAGTCCTATCGTCTACTgtccataattttttttcttttttttttttctaaaaaagaaattttaaaaatatgtttGTCCATGAAATTTTGCAAGTTcttgaaaaaaattgaaaatgagaaaaaaaattcagattttttttgTCCCACTCGTAAAACTGTaacattttttcaagtgaaaagcATGTCAAAATATAATTTCAAATTCCAAATGTCATTTTTTCAACTTAACTCCAATTACTATTTTTTATCCAAAAattacaatttttatgtccaaacgcctactacaTCTTTCCAACGGCACTTTCGTTTTTATGGTATATTCTTGAATTTCATGAAACCTCTGGTTAAGAATGCAAAAGAGTTAATCTTACCTGTGGGGAATGTGTTTGATGCAACCCCAAGTTGGGTAACATCCCATTGAGCTACAAATAATATAGAACTTTGATCCTAATTGCAAGTTATCAGCCAATTCCTCAATGTCAGATGCTTCACTCCTTAGGGATCGTTTTGGGTTTGGATCACTTTCCCCATATCCAGATCGATCATATTGAATTAGATATATCCCCATCTTGTTCATCATTTCCTGTTCATTATTTCAAGAATCAAACAACTACATCCTaattaactcattttattaaTTGGTATATATATGTAAGTACGTATTGCTCCTATACCTACTTGTCTGATTAATTCGAATTCACGCTAAGATTTACTCTCTCCGGTCCTCTTTAAatgattttttggcttttttcacgcatattaaaaaatttatcttttagcattaattaacaatgaaattgaccatattaaccttaatttgctCATTAAATATATAACAGACTACTCCTGAGCTCTTTACTCCAAGGGCAACTTTGGAAAGAAaaagttaattccttcttgatatttgaaaaaatcaaatattgtggaccacaaaaaaaaaaagccaaaaaatcacttaaagtagaCTAAAGAGAGTATTAACATAGAAATTTCTTGATATTTGATAGACTTTGATCTAATTctgaattcggaagttttggaattcttaggcttgaatccgagggtgatttgatgttttgatattgctttgagcattccgaaggttggaacaagtttgaattatgttatggggtgtgttggcatatttggttggagtcccatgaggctcagataagttttggaagagtttttggaagatttttgccgttttgagcataagcatgtaatgatccaaaggtccatttttagtctAGAGATcggaatttgattttgagacctccagaatttaaataatgaattataggagtgatctagaaagtttggtctaatttcatctagtcgcgattgagtttttgacatgaaacatgagttaattgtttaacgagcgaaatgagtATTGAATTGAGCAAATGaactccgaattgagttttgattgaagaactatgttcgtattattatttgtgactcataggaacaagaatcatcgaattccgggttcgtatgatggagttaaagcctttttagtgaaaagataAGCTGTAGCAATTGCCTTAGACAACTGCTGGATTTTTTTAGCAGCTTAAACAGTgacgcgtgaacagtaccccgaaAATTTTTGAGCAGTTAAAGGGGCAGtccatttttttccatttttttcttagttccaagctcggattttgggcaattttgagcgaaAAATCACGGaaattcttgaggtaagtcccttatgatcattgttagtcaatattattgaattatcATTGAATATTCTGGCTATATTacgtgtttttgaggtgtaaatcggAAATTTAGGCCtagagatttgaaaataagatttgatggTTTGGAGGCCAAATTGTTGTCGGAGTTTGgaaaaatttgtatggttggactcgtggttgggtgaggtttcatatttcgtaatttttgtcgggttccgagatgtgggaccCACAGGCGAACTTTTGAGTACAATTTCGGtttttttaatgaaaaatgtagaatttcatatggaattaattcctataatttttattaactgaatcgaattattgtgactagattcgagacattcggaggtcgatttgagataCAAATgcattgtggagtagtattttgctcggattgaggtgagtaatgattgtaataGATGTCCTAaggatttgaaaccccggattgcacatcgtagtgctatattgaggtgagacacgcgctggatgatgagtgcgaggtcttttactactggggattgtgacttggtccgtcccgattgatgattttactgcatatttgactgaaattgatttgttatcatcatgatttgggctgattgctatatttgggcttcgtgccaattatttgaacccttcggagatttttatcactatttcctcactgttttgacttatatttaaactcagtcctgttgataattattgttttacaaactcagctgattttatacagatttgaaactcaaatgacattactaaatgatattttgggctgagaactactgttttacaaatgcccgaggggcttatgatgatttcggactgagtgaggccgagggcctgagttactatttatgccacgtggtggcttgagtgatgtgaggatatgctgagtgatgatgccacgaggtggcttgatatagcgcttgggccgtaaggggcccctccggagtctgtacacccacggtgagcgcgggtacccattgttctgagtgattgatactattctgagcccgaggggctgatatgagtgattgtaaggtagcccgaggggctgatactatactaagtgattgatactgtgcccgaggggctgatactatactaagtaattgacattgtgcccgaggggcggatttctacttgttatttaccgccaaattacctgttttacttgttttaaaagagaTTTAGATTGATATTTCACTGATTTATTGTTTTAAGTGAtttactgcttctgtatagaatgctttgtgccttcacgtgttttcttgctttcagccattatttatatttgttactcactaggtcagaatactcacattactccctgcaccgtgtgtgcagattcaggcatagcagattTCCACTCCTGAGAGCTGATCCTTCCGGTCCAGGTggtgtttcggagactacgaggtagctgctggcgtccgcagccccgtgcctcccttatcttatcatttccaTGTTAATCGAACTATTGTATCAGATTTCGTATTTAGTAGACTTGTATCAGGAttcattagttgctcatgacttgtgacaccctggttagggctgtgtcgggtttaGATTTCCGCATTTTATTTATACTTTACGCTACTTGATATTCTTAAACCATGATTATACTTTATTTGTGTTAACTTACTGTTTTAAAGAACGAATTGggttagactggctggccttgtcttcacgagaggtgcgaTCACGATCAGGTtcgggatcgtgacaagttggtatcagaacctaggttacataggtctcgcgagtcatgagcaggtttagtagagtctcgcggatcggtacggagacgtctgtatttatcctcgagaggctgcagaacctttaggaaaaaaaatcatattcttgaaattcttgtcgtgcgacttttttgatccgagaactaaacttctgtattctattctctcgcagatggtgaggactcgtgctaccggatgaggtggacgaccaccagtgccactagctgcgaccaccagaggtcgaggacgcggtcgtggtaggggtagggcAGCGGGAGCAGCACCtattgatccaccagctgccctagcccAAGATCAgacaccagctgtgcccattgtgattccgagttttcaggaggctttggcacagatcttatcagtttgcactagcttggctcaggcggtttcagccactacagccgcaactacttcacaGGTCAGGGAAGGCACCCGGACTCCTGTTAATCGcgcacctgagcaggtagtgtagggacttcagaccccagaggcacctccagcccagccagttgcaccaGCTCAGTGGTTTATAGTACCAGTTATgccagatgatgagcagcgtcaacttgagaggtttggtagactccagcctccatcattcagtggtgctgagggcgaggatgcccagggttttcttgacaagtgtcagcggatgctttGTACAGTAGGGAtacttgagactagtggtgtatCATTTACCACCTtccagtttactggggctgccgtcacttggtgggaggcgtatgaaagacgtaggccggttggtgcagcgccccttacttggcaggagttctccactctcttcttggagaattATGTACTGCAGTCCCGCGGGGAGGAGCTACGTAGACAGTGCTGAAGTATGGAGATATGACTGTATCGTAGTATGAGGCAAGGaattctgagttggctcgtcatgccgggTGGATGGTTCCGAAAGATCGTGAAAGGATCaagaggtttgtggatggccttaatTACTATctccgtattctgatgactagagagagagtattgggtattTCATTTGAGGAGGTGGTAtatatcgctcgtgagattgagacggcTCGCCGccaggatagagaggagagggaggctaaaaGGCCTTGAGGTCTAGGCAGTTACAGTGCTTCTCCTTCGAGgagccagttccagcatggtagaggtcattctttcaggcctgctcaatcggcccgtccagagtatcacggggatcttcaggtcgtggttatcatggtTCTCAGTAGGGTCAGCCTTTACTTAGCGCCCTTCCATCTTAGACCTCATCTCGTGCtccgtcagctcagggttcttctatgccgagtgtatcagctagtcactctggtgtgaggggttcccttcagccTTCTCcacacctgggagttgttttgagtgtggagagtttgggcatgtgtggaggcaatgtcctcgtcgtgttgctagtttgtcccagcagaggggtcagccctcgacttctgctccagttacttcaccactcgcCTAGCCAGccaggggtggaggtcaggcatccAAGGgttgccccagagggggaggtcgatcaggcggtggccaggctcgtttctatgctattccaggcaggacagatgctattgcttcagatgctgtcattataggtattgttccagtctgccacagagatgcctctgtattattcgatcccggttccacctattcttatgtgtcttcatattttgctcattatttgggtacgccccgggaGTTTCTTtccttacctgttcatgtatctaccccgatgggcAATACTGTTATTGTGgactgtgtgtaccggtcatgtgttgtgactattgggggtctggagacccaaattgatctattgctattgagcatggtggactttgatgttattttgggcatggattggttatctccgtgtcatactattctagactgtcatgctaagacagttatattggctatgccgggtgcaCCGCGGATCGAGTTGCGTGGTAtgattgattatgttcccagtagagtgatttctttcctgaaagcccagcgtatggttgggaaaggttgtctttcatatcttgcatttgtgagggatattggagctgagactcctagtattgattatgtCCCAGTTGtgcgggattttcccgatgtatttcctgcagacctaccgggcatgccaccggacagggatattgattttagtatcgacttggtgccaggcactcaacccatttctattccatcgtgtcgtatggcaccagcagagttgaaggaattgaaagagcagcttcaggaactcctagaaaagggattcattcggcctagtgtgtcaccttagggtgcgccaattttatttgtgaagaagaaggatggcacaatgagaatgtgcattgattacaggcagttgaataaagtaacagtgaagaacaagtatcctttgcctcgcattgatgatttatttgatcagcttcagggaacgaatgtgttttccaagattgaccgtcattcaggctatcaccagttgaagatcagggattcagatattcttaagacagctttcaggaccagatacggtcattatgagtttcttgttatgccTTTTGTgctaaccaatgccctagcagcgttcatgcatctgatgaacaatgtgttccggccttatctcgattcatttgtcgtagtcttcattgatgatattctggtgtattcgcgtagtcaggaggagcacacggagcatttgagagttgtgttgcagagattgagggaggagaaactttatgttaaattctctaaatgtgagttctggcttagtttagtggctttcttggggcacgtggtgtcgagcgagggtattcaggttgatccaaagaagatagaggcggtttagagttggcctagaccatcctcagccatagagattcgcagttttcttggttagtagactattatcgtcggtttgtttagggattttcatctatcgcatcgcccttgaccaagttgacttagaagggtgctccatttgtatggttggacgagtgcgaggagagctttcagaagctcaagacagctttgaccacagctctagtattggttttgccattagcttcaggttcctataccgtatattgtgatgcttcaagagttgggattggttgtgtattgatgctgaagggtagagttattgcttatgcttctcgtcaattgaagccccatgagaagaactaccatgttcacgatttggagttggttgccatagttcatgcattgaagatttggaggcactacttgtatggcgtatcttgtgaggtattcactgatcatcgcagtcttcagcatttgttcaagcagaaagatcttaatttgaggcagcggagatggctagAGTTGTTTAAGGATTAttatattactattctgtatcatccaggaaaggccaatgtagtggccgatgctctgagccgaaaggcagtgagtatggggtgtttggcgtatattccagttggggagagaccttttgcagttgatgttcaggccttggccaatcggttcgtgagattagatatttcggagcccagtccgGTGTTGTCCtgcgtggtttctcgatcttctttatatgatcgcatcagagagtgccagtatgatgatccacatttgcttgtccttaaggatagagtcagcatgatgatgccagagaggTGACCATTGGTGATAATGGAGT
The Nicotiana sylvestris chromosome 11, ASM39365v2, whole genome shotgun sequence DNA segment above includes these coding regions:
- the LOC104246110 gene encoding uncharacterized protein, with the protein product MNMAENIRSEDLIKAEEKKETSINTIPFYKLFSFADATDKILMFFGTAGATGNGLCQVLVAVLFGDLIDSFGLNKTSDVLQAVSKEMMNKMGIYLIQYDRSGYGESDPNPKRSLRSEASDIEELADNLQLGSKFYIICSSMGCYPTWGCIKHIPHRLAGVAFVVPIVNYQWPSLPHNLTKDDQRKKDYWLMTMTAKYIPKLLQWWAIRKTSTNDPKTTYFTSKDLEIIKNLPGFQGFSPEKLRNRSIFNNLCSDFLVAFSSWDFDPSELSNPFPENGQSCVHIWQGSEDKVINLKIQRHIAERLPWIQYHEVPNNGHLLIYDTTVCEAILRSLLIG